The following proteins are encoded in a genomic region of Athene noctua chromosome 9, bAthNoc1.hap1.1, whole genome shotgun sequence:
- the PLLP gene encoding plasmolipin has protein sequence MAGLPGAARTRSGSPDPAAALPALDGAFLCSPLGGLMVAQAVLGLLVWALIADTTYHLHAAYSWVMFVSIFLWIVTVLFFMTYLLQLQLKFYVIPWPLVLMIFNAAATILYVTAFVTCAAAVQPTSWRQWDYNRRAAASFFACVTMIAYGASTFFSFRAWKGLGSNAATSQVTDHM, from the exons atggcggggctgcccggcgccgcgcggACCCGGAGCGGCTCCCcggaccccgccgccgccctgcccgccctggaCGGCGCCTTCCTCTGCTCGCCACTCGGCGGGCTGATGGTAGCCCAAGCC GTGCTTGGCTTACTGGTGTGGGCTCTCATTGCTGACACAACGTACCACCTCCACGCAGCATACAGCTGGGTGATGTTCGTGTCCATCTTCCTCTGGATAGTAACAGTCCTTTTCTTCATGACTTACCTCCTGCAGCTTCAACTAAAGTTCTATGTGATCCCCTGGCCCCTTGTG ctGATGATCTTCAACGCTGCAGCAACTATCCTGTATGTCACTGCCTTCGTGACGTGTGCGGCCGCCGTGCAGCCTACGTCCTGGCGGCAGTGGGATTACAACCGCAGAGCCGCGGCGTCC TTCTTTGCCTGCGTTACCATGATCGCCTACGGGGCGAGCACCTTCTTCAGCTTCCGCGCCTGGAAAGGGCTCGGCAGCAACGCGGCCACCAGCCAAGTGACTGACCACATGTAA
- the LOC141963882 gene encoding uncharacterized protein LOC141963882, protein MNAVSFRVLFVLTVLCLATLAGGQPKAPLKCSTECNRFGFASQRVELVEKLVRSYRRTEPSCRKQAVIFITLKSREICADPEAEWVNKIIEKLDQKKAAASPLPHDATSAVAPEEPAVFQKHVGLTVTAPSQATAPTNFFQGTGTTVLERIHVPSARMEVSSKSSPAMQDTTQVPAGVSPMTWEVAAHSEVTPEANRDSSKSPAPSATFSAGIDSSQPTPYPTALARGFDSTVGSTEPAGHTANAMVDVQDTTSRSNSDPMAITKGSDHPVLSINESLDPTSARAKAPDTASSSFSSDLPSIPDSTGITTAPSTPVPPATTSVSALNSTTAIDKGPFVHTNKLVSSFADAFGTRTSDYSSPVGKQESSDTLIFSSQAFSGQARVQMTTEGPNDLPLPSMSRSTTHFVIPVSVVGGLMACSVTAAWLYLKFGVKPEEMSREMVEGLLYQKKGHQNNVYLTEVI, encoded by the exons ATGAATGCTGTTTCTTTCCGGGTGCTGTTTGTGCTGACGGTCTTGTGCCTGGCAACCCTGGCTGGAG GGCAACCCAAAGCACCTCTCAAGTGTTCAACAGAGTGCAACCGTTTTGGTTTTGCATCTCAGAGGGTGGAGCTAGTAGAGAAGCTGGTAAGGAGCTACCGCAGGACGGAACCCAGCTGCCGCAAACAAGCTGTCAT atttattaCTCTGAAGTCCAGGGAGATTTGTGCAGATCCAGAGGCAGAGTGGGTGAATAAGATTATAGAGAAACTGGACCAGAAGAAGGCTGCAGCCTCCCCACTTCCACATGATGCCACCTCAGCAGTGGCACCAGAAGAGCctgctgtttttcagaaacaCGTTGGTCTTACAGTAACAGCTCCATCTCAAGCCACTGCTCCAACTAATTTCTTCCAAGGAACTGGCACAACAGTTTTGGAGAGAATACATGTTCCTTCTGCCAGGATGGAGGTGTCCAGCAAGTCCTCACCAGCCATGCAGGACACCACCCAGGTCCCTGCAGGAGTGTCTCCCATGACATGGGAAGTTGCTGCCCACTCTGAAGTCACTCCAGAAGCAAACAGAGATTCCTCAAAATCTCCTGCACCTTCAGCAACTTTTTCAGCAGGCATAGATTCCAGCCAGCCCACCCCATATCCCACGGCTCTTGCGCGTGGCTTTGACAGCACCGTAGGATCTACAGAACCTGCAGGACATACTGCAAATGCTATGGTTGATGTTCAAGACACGACTTCTAGATCAAATTCAGACCCCATGGCCATTACTAAAGGATCAGACCATCCTGTACTTTCTATAAATGAATCCCTAGACCCTACAAGCGCAAGAGCCAAAGCACCAGACACTGCTTCTAGCAGTTTTAGTTCAGATCTCCCCTCCATCCCAGACAGCACAGGGATCACCACAGCCCCATCCACACCAGTTCCACCAGCGACTACTTCAGTTTCTGCGCTAAACTCCACAACCGCCATAGACAAAGGTCCTTTTGTCCATACCAACAAGTTGGTCAGTTCCTTTGCAGATGCTTTTGGTACTAGAACATCTGATTATTCATCGCCTGTAGGAAAGCAAGAGTCTTCAGATACATTAATTTTTTCTAGTCAGGCATTCTCAGGCCAAGCCAGAGTGCAGATGACTACGGAAGGACCAAACGATCTGCCTCTTCCCAGCATGTCAAGATCAACAACACACTTTGTCATCCCAGTTTCTGTGGTAGGTGGTCTGATGGCTTGCAGTGTTACTGCTGCATGGCTATATTTAAAATTTGGAGTCAAACCGGAAGAAATGTCAAGAGAAATGGTAGAGGGCTTGCTCTACCAGAAGAAGGGACACCAAAACAATGTCTATCTAACGGAAGTAATCTGA